Part of the Micropterus dolomieu isolate WLL.071019.BEF.003 ecotype Adirondacks linkage group LG22, ASM2129224v1, whole genome shotgun sequence genome is shown below.
TATGCTCCATCTATCCAGTCTTTAGCAGCCAAAACAACGCAGCATTTATCATGTCTCCTATCCTCTCTCCATACTGCAGTTTCACTTTAAACCTAACAGCCACAATTCAAACAACCagcatttacaaaaacattacgAGCACGCTGGCAGTCAGCCTAAAGAGTGATCATTGAGACAAATTGATCCCTATCTGTTTAAATTGGCACTATAATCTATCATTGGCAAATTGAACACAGTGAGCTATCTGGGATCTATTGCCTTTTCAGATAGCGGCCCTTGGGGCATGCAGACAGCGGGAAAGTGATCTACACCACTGAATGAACTCTTTATAAAATGGTTTCGCCTCAGACCTGTATGTCTGCTTACACGATGACACACTTTCACAAAAAGGTCAATGTTGTACATATTTTTCAGACACTGTACATGCCTCTGTATGGCTTACATATACAATCAAttacacgcaaacacacacacaccatatttaattgttaattgttaTAATGGTGTGCAGTATTTTGTAATTACATATTATTAAGAAgccaaaaagacagaaacaatcatttaattaatttaatcattttatgCCTGCACAATTGTCAAATATTTTATGTCATGAAAATTTAAACGTTAAAATGTGATATATGAGAAGATTTTGCTTAtgtttttcttatatttcttCCTGCGATTATCTTGCCATGTGAGTCGAAACTTCTTGAAACTTTAATGATGTTTTGTCAGCAAATATTCTTTACCTCACTGAAGTCAAATGTACAAGCAGACATTTGACTTACTGGTCTAGTTTTCCCTATAAGCAACATTACAACAGCACAATGAAGCACTGCTATAAAGAGACAAGCGATAACAGCTTAACAAGAGGGCACTGATTGATAATATGCAATATGGGGCACCACCATCAATCAAGTGGTCAACCAGGCCTATTTATAAAAGCCTGTTTATGAGTGTTAAAGAAAGTTTTGAATATTGAAAGTatgatggaaatgttttattttatacaaacGGTTGAAACATATTGCCTATTAACAAGTAAATCACCTCTGCTGTTATGTGGAATCAATTCctgtattttagattttttgtgtgtgtgttaatttagCCAATTGTCCAGAAAAGACCAACGTTTCTCTTTatggtgattttattttattttatttttttaagtgagACAATTTGGTTTCTGTCCTGATTCCACACTCATCTAATTCAATCAGTCTCTTGAAGTTGATTAGTCTGGTTAACATTTGCTCCTGCGCGGGTCTGGAAGGGTTAATCAGGCCGGGATCTCTGAGACCTCCGGGTCAGTATCCCTCTATCTGCATGAAGGACTTGGTGACAGAGATAAGACGAAAGTCAACTTTTATTccagtttttactttttaccCAGTTGTGAGAGGGGCTTCTTTTTTAGATGATCTATCTCAacacttcatttttttttttatccagatATGCAAGAAATGTTTAACTCAATTCACGCTGGTAGTTATGTAGTTTTAGTCTCCAATCTGTTGACTCTGCCCTGTTTTGACCACTGCGCGCTTTGTCATATAAGAAGAATTACCAATCGCAGTGCACGTGTCAGTTTAACCTGATACATCAGTGAGGGCTTTTTGTTTGCACGTCCGTAAATCTCAACTATTATCTACTCACTATCGATTAATTTAACTGCACTTATCCCAATCAGCACATCTCCACTCGTGTGTTCCAGAGCGTGTGCTTTGTTttactaacaataataaagtgATTTAGTCCCTTTCCCCCAGCCGGAGCATGGGAAATCGTTAAGGATCCAGCTATTCGTGTGTGATCAGTAAATATTTAGTGCAGGCGACATCCTCTGTCTCGTCTTAATCGATGCTGGTCCCGTTGGGTAGCGCTATTGTTGTGTGCATGCAGGCTCGCTGAGCATATAGTGCTTTTATCCTCTGCTTGAAGGGAGAACAACTACTAATCACAGAGGAAACTTTTAAACCCGGGAAATAAAAACTGCAGcacaagactttttttttgggtgggtgggggggggggttaataGGCTAGCAAATCAATTGTTGTTGGTGTGGAAATGTTTATGCGTGGAAAAGGTGCTAAATTTTTCACCCTAGTATAGATTTACGGAGAGTTAATCGAGGCTATCATTTCATATATAGCCTTTTTTAATTCACTGCATAATGTATAATTACTAAAGGTGTAgctgtaagaaaaaaaagattgtttatttagtcgcttatgtctttattttttataacgtgtaaacaattattttatattataattgatattaattaaaataaattattcttcTTATTAATACTGATAAGAATACTCACAATGgtcactgttgtttttatggGCTCCAGTTAAGcatgtttattttacaataaaataagaatTGTGTCATTTTTAATTACACCTCTAATTACATGTCTTATTGCATCTTTACTGCCAGGATCCATATAATTTCTAATATGCATTATCTCTCTCATATGCTTCCTCTCCACACTCAAAGACAGGTGTCTGTTCTGAGTtcaccccctccctctctcctcaggAGCCCACACAAAGCAGCGGCGTGCAAGCGCGTTTTGGCCATATTACTGTAGGAGAGAAAAAGGCGCACAGGACCACTGCTTGCTGTAAAGCCTACTTATCATTTTCAGAGGCAGTCAAATGATATTCTGCTCGGACCGACACGTCAACTTATATTTCCAATTCCTCGCTCAACAACACATAACGTGAAGTAGTCGTTTGTTTCGGCTCTCCAAAGTTTTTGCATGATCAGACATTGcacttttcaaataaacatcgtgccttttttgtgtttgatcGCGTCTGTTGGAAAGGACGCTTTGCCAGTTTCAGTCTGAGCACTGTGCGTCGAAAAAGAGAAGACTAAATATATTCTGAATAAGAGAGAAGATGCATCCCGCTACGGACGAATCAGCAACGTATGCATTTGGTAGGTTTGTTACTATAAGAATACAGCCTCCTGCCTCTCTTGCACTAGCACATCACTTTATGAATGGGTATTTGCAAACTAGTTGGGCTTATTGTGATCATTATATAAATTAACACTTGGATAATAAACGAAAATGACTGATAGAGTCGCCCGTATTCAATGCGCACCGGAGACATATCGTATAGCTCCCTTACTATGCTCGGTCTGCAGCATTCAATGTCTTTTATTTCAACAGATAAACCTGTCCGCTTATtagacaatatttaatttagagCATATGAATAAAACACTACTGCTTTGTCGATTTGTCCTAACAAAGTGTGCAAAATGTATACTTACCATTTGAAGCAATGCTGGATCCTCGATAAATGGATACCTTGCGGACtctttttatttacagactCCTCGTTTTCACGGGATCTGTAAATAAAACCGACAAAATAGTCATGCAGACAAAATATAATTGGCTAATTTGTTTTAGAATAAAGACATAATTGGTCTAAATACCACCGCTGGGACTGTCTGAAGTGGCAAAAAAGTAAATCCAACTTTGGCAACTCTCAAAGCTTTGCCGTCCAAGTCATgtaaaacagaatttaaacaAACAGTCATCAGTTTAAAATGGTGCTCGTTAGTTTGGTCGATGCGGGAGACAAGACTGAAGCAGTTTCCGTGTCGGATGGCTCCTCTAAATTGAATCTTGTTTGAAGCAAAAACTTCATACGCTAGGGGGCACCCATATACTGTAATACATCCTGGGACAATGCATGctaccgctgctgctgctgctgctgctcgctATAGACTAACACACACCTCAGACTATAGGTTCATCTGTATGGCTTTAAGTTTTACCTGCAGTGTTAAGTTGGATGCCCTCCGGACATAAAGTAAAGCAGTTGTTACCGCTGTTTTCATACaagctaaaataaatattaaccaTGCAGGCAGCAACTCTGAACATACACCGACGTCGTTTTACATGCACGGCATCCtgcattgtgtttttcattattacaaAGTGTAGATTGTCTTTATTATAGGGAAATATATGTCATACATTGTGAATCTAAATGACCTCAAATAGCTTTTATAGCGTTGGATGTGGCTTGACTTTCATCCTAAGCCAGCCTGTTCGGTTAGGATGAAAACCATAATGTGACGGGCATGGCCTTTAACCTCAggtgacatttttaaacatattcCCTATTTAAAGCTACATTCATTTCACGTTCACAACCGCATAAAGGCAAACTCTGACTTTTGAGACTCAGATGTGGCCTTTCTGACCTGGTGGGTTCGGGAAAGTTGTGGCCGGGGGGaagggaggggtgggggtggggggttggggggttggggggtgggCTATCATAACATTTTTATAAGAGGTGTGGAGGGTGGTGAGTGGTACCTGGTGTGATTAGAAACGCTAATAGGTTTATTAACCTCTACAAATATAGGAACGTGTAGAGAAAATTGTGGAAATTCAGACGACATGGCGTTAAGGTGACCCTCTGAGTGTCTGGCTTTAGTCTACATATGCATAGACCAAACAAGTGTACACATGCTGTTTCATTTACAAGTAGGCCTACCCTAAATAATGTTGGGAGTCTTAATTTAGAGTATTGTACAGTCAGAGTGCCTCATTTTTTCTTATGTTACATAGCCTAGTTTGTGTTTTCTGCCTTTATATCCACATAGACCACCTAAAGGATTAAGATAAGGGCACAGTAGATAGACAGTTTTATTGTAATGAGCGCAGATCATGTCCTGAAGGTGCACCTGTGTCTCGGTGACAAAATCTCTTTGGATATTTCAGCTTGTTACAGGGGTCCCTGATTTAGCTAGGCCTACTGCAACGCGATATGAGGCAAATAATTGAattcaaattttgttttgttttttatcttcgTGAAATTGCCAAGGCGTTTGCCGGGCGTGCATGTGAGAATAACCTAGGCTATATGGGTGAATAAGAGTGACTAGAAATGATTCCTCTTTCCGAAAGACGTCTCCTTTTAGGACCAAGCGGCCCTCTCGACCTCCATGCTGGCTCTGGCAAGGTACCAAGTAGCACAAGTGCCGACTAGCCAATGGGGTTCAGGGGGAGGTCCCTGAGCTCTGACCAGTCAAACACACTCTCCTTCCTTATATGGCAGCTGATCTCCATGGTAACGTGTGCTAAGTTGCAGCAGTCGTGTCAAAGTTCACTATATAGAGAGCTCAGTGAGCTGATCAGAGAGAAAGCATTCTGCCAGCCCGGCTCCTACCAATCGCAAATCACTTCCTAACCTCCGCCTTTTTAACATATTTGATCACTTTGATTCTCTACTCCTTTTTCCTATTATTTTTCAGTCCACGGAGGAGGTTTGTAGGCTGtgatctctgttttttgtttttttgttttttagtgttttcgcttttttggggggggagaGAGTTGTCTTCATATTCTAAGCTCTCAAAACATTGGCTTCAGCTGTGCGCTTGCTGGCGCTACCTCAtaggaagaaaaggaagaagacgcatttttttttacccagtTGGTGATTTTTCTTCAAGACTTGTGCTGGAACTTGATAGTAGCTGCTACGAGTGTGCTCACCAATTGTTTTATGCTGCTGCAGGCACGGTCTTACCCAACCTGCTCCATCGTTCACTGAATAGTCCATGCTACCTCggttgattattttaatatttagtcTGTCTTTCCCATTGATGGGTGTACTGGATGGCTGACTGTAAGCGCCCCTGGACTTGGCCTTTAAGCGCAAGGCAGCGACTCAGCTCGCCATCGCATCAGTTTTGAAAACGTGCTTCGCGACGCCTCCAACAGCAATAAATCGACAGTTTTCAGGAGATTCAACGAGTGGATTCAACGTAGGCTAGATTTGACGTTTTGTGTGTCCGGCTGTTAATCACAGTTTACCGCGTTTCCTTGAGACATTATTCACCGCGAGACCAAAACGGCAGACAAAAAGTTTCTTTACGTTGACTGATAGATATGGCAATGGTAGTGTGGAGAGGCTCCCAGGACGATGTGGCTGACACCCAAGGCACCCTTTCCTCGCAAACCCAAGGAGGACTATCCCTTCCCACCCCTCAACCAGGCCAGTTGAATCTGACAGCCTCTCAGGTCGCCCCTCCGACCCCTCAGACTCCGGTCCAGGGACCCCCGAACAACACACAGTCCACGCCGACGAACCAGACGACGCAGCAGTCGGAGAAGCAGCCACAGCACATTGAATGTGTGGTGTGTGGGGATAAATCGAGTGGCAAACACTATGGCCAGTTTACTTGCGAGGGGTGCAAAAGCTTCTTCAAACGGAGCGTAAGACGGAACCTCACTTACACATGCCGTGCCAACAGGAATTGTCCAATCGACCAACACCACCGCAATCAGTGTCAGTACTGCCGCCTCAAAAAATGCCTTAAAGTCGGCATGAGACGGGAAGGTATTGGGACTTTCTATTTTCCtattcatgtatgtgtgttacGTTTATTGTTTTCCAGCCATGAAACCATGTTATGTCGCCCCCATAGCCTGTCTCTCTCCCGACTATTCCCTCCCAGGCTGTGCGGCTGGAGCTCGCAATGGAGCCGCTCTCTGCTGTGGTCGAGACGGGGCACATTCTGGATCTTCCCTTTTAGCGTTGCATTATACTATCCAGCTCCAGCGCATTATAGCTCTGCATTTCTCAAATAAGATCCGACACCCTGGCTAGATTAGGGCTATCAAATTTATATTTAGATGAAACCATGAGCGAGATGGTCTGTGTTGAATAGATGATACAATATAGCATTCTGCGCTATTATGGCGAGTATCGAATTAAGAGAGACCGTGTTCAGGCTACATTTCCATATCTATCCTGCATGTAGTTCACTGTGTCCAAAACCGGACATCAGCTTGAATTATACGCACAACGCCTCCATATAACCTCAAGAATTTCTTTGAATATTAGTCGAAAATAGGCCCGCATGTAAAGTAAAAGGAGATGAATTGCTAAGTAGGTTAAGGGTTAAACATGCAAGGTTTCCCTTGCCCTCTTTGTGTTCCTTCACAGCCAGCTCATGTTGCTGAAAAACATCATTTTAAAGATAGACATATACATGGCGTGTATTAAATGCGTTTAAAGCGCATCTCTGGCGTTTCAGTAGCCAAAAGATTAGTCTCACCACAGCCTCGTTAATTTTCAATGCAACCTGTCCTTTTAAAACTCCTGTGCAAtaacatgatgtgtgtgtgtgtgtgtgtgtgtgtgtgtgtgtgcgtgtgtgtgtgtgtgtgttttgatgttaGCCTTTAGCAAACATGCTGTGTGTCATTTATTTTCCCAAGGTGTGAGCGGTCAGTTTGTAAATTGTGTAATATTTGACAGCAGCTTTGATGCTCAGTGATTGTATGAAGGTTTGTAGAATTCAGGCTTCAATATCTGTAGTTTCTCTTTTTACTGCAGCCGTGCAAAGGGGACGGGTGCCACCCACACAGCCACACCACGGCCAGTTCGCCTTGACAAATGGAGACCCACTGCACTGCCATTCCTACTTATCCGGATATATCTCTCTTCTGTTGAGAGCGGAGCCCTACCCGACGTCCCGGTATGGCAGTCAGTGCATGCAGCCCAACAACATAATGGGCATCGAGAACATTTGTGAACTAGCAGCCAGGATGCTCTTCAGCGCCGTGGAGTGGGCCAGGAATATTCCCTTCTTTCCAGATCTTCAGATCACCGACCAGGTGGCTCTGCTGAGGTTGACGTGGAGTGAGTTATTTGTGCTCAACGCCGCGCAGTGCTCCATGCCCCTGCATGTGGCTCCCCTCCTGGCGGCGGCTGGCCTTCATGCCTCCCCTATGTCTGCGGACAGAGTGGTAGCCTTTATGGACCACATTAGGATCTTCCAAGAACAAGTGGAAAAGCTCAAAGCTTTGCACGTTGACTCTGCTGAATATAGCTGCTTAAAGGCTATTGTGCTCTTCACCACAGGTAAGACAATAGACGGGCACACTCCAAGTTCAGCCTGTGTGAATGTCAACATGCTCACACTGACATCAGCTAAATCAACGCTGACCTAAATATATCTGCACTAGAGGCTAGAGGTTGTTCCTCGTCTTAGATGAACACCCAGCTAAAATGTTTACCCATGCTGCCTTCATGGTCAGGGGCTTTTTAATAGGCTTTAGGCTACTAAATTATAAATCCACTTGATTAATCAACTgatttatcacacacacacacacacacacacacacacacacacacacacacacacacatccacacgcgcgcgcacacacacacacacacacacacagggctaaACTGGAATTCGTGGCATGACTACGCAAgagatttttaaattaaattgataaCAAAATAGACGAACGTGCAGCCTGACAGAAACAATATAACATAATCTAGACTTAAATAAGACTGATAACTTCACAATAATTGCCTTAAGCGTCACAGAATCTAGCTGTTAATACACGTTTGGAGAACCCAATAGCTTGCAGATGAATTGctacagaatttttttttcgCCATTTATCAATGTGTGTATACCCCACGTCTTGTTTGTAGGGAATGACAGTTATAAATGATGTCAGGCTCCGAGGGGGAGGGgaatagaaaaagaaagacaagccTAATGTCCCATTTGCACACAGTAAAAGCAGAGCGGAGGTTTCAACGCTCTCTTGTCATTTAGGGGACAGACATGTCCGAGAGAGCAAAAAAAGCATGTAGAACCCATGCACACCCTGTAATTGCAAATATGTCAGTATCTAACAGTACTGTGATACTGAGCAGTGACAGGAGGGGCggctttcatttttatttgcaaaaatATTCTCTCCGCCTAGTAGGGATTCAAGGCGTCTCTGGACTTGCTCCAGAACTAGGTCATGACCCAAACTTCCCTGCTATTTTGTTACATTAGCTACACCattaaagaggaaaataaaaaagtgtggAAGAGATTTACAGGGTTTTACCGCGTTGGTCTTATGATATGATATCATACCTGCGAGCCATCAGCCTCTGTATTTTATTCAGCTCTAGCAGCCCACCACTGTTTTGGTggtggtttgttttctttaaaaaaatataatttcaggCCATTGCATGTTATTATTAAGCCTCGATGGCTTCATTTGTCCTCTCAATACCTGAGTTCCAGAGGCTTGAACATGAGCTGTGTGTTGCAGCTTGGATGACACGCCTTTGCTACTTTTGTGGTTTGGTTGTTTTCATGCGTAAACTTTACAAACTTAACCAATGCGCATACAAGCGTCTTTGGCACATAAGCAGCTGCCGCCCACATGCAGCAGCATAGATAGTGATTATGCGTCTCTGGTGGTATAGTATGACGGCAACTCCGTAGGCTGTAGGCCCTTTTTTCCAAGCTAAATCTCTGCTCACTAAAGGTCAGTAGGTCTCCCTgtccttccctctctccctccccctcctcccttcctcgcTCTGCCTCTGACTGTGAGAGACAAGCCCATCCAAAACAGTCTTTAGCTATGAATATCCTTAATTATTTAGCCCACTTTTAAGTGGCTTTTTCGAGGGAAATAATCGAGTTATAATAGCGATAAAATGAGGAACACCGAAATAATATGGTGGGAAAGCAGACCTAAAAATTCAAGTCATTTTCTTCTAGACTGTGGCACAGagtttttaaagattatttatataggctacatattttaatatcaaatataatattattgatAAAGCAATGTACTTTGTCATCAGTGTAGAGCTATATGTTTAATCTGCGGTGTGGCAATTATTAGTCTAGCgcgatgttttttttatgattacAAGGTATTATCAAATTATTCTCATACACCGAAAAATATGTGCACTTTAATTAATGTAAAGAAGCCTCGAGATAAATAAACTCCACTTTTACAGATAAAGGGAAAATAATCATTTCCTAAAACAATTGCTTTTCTCAATATCTGACAGGCTATCAATTTCCGCCAGTGTATCACCACCGTGGGAGAAAACTCCTAGTGAGAGAAGCACTTtaggttacactttattaatgtttatttgctttccCCCCCTCTCAGATGCTTGTGGCCTCTCAGATGTGGCCCATGTGGAAAGTTTGCAGGAGAAGTCCCAGTGCGCCCTGGAGGAATATGTCCGGAGCCAGTATCCCAACCAGCCAACACGGTTTGGGAAGTTGTTGCTCCGCTTGCCTTCCCTTCGCACAGTCTCTTCCTCGGTCATAGAACAATTATTTTTCGTCCGATTGGTAGGTAAAACCCCAATTGAAACTCTCATCAGGGATATGTTGCTTTCGGGGAGCAGTTTTAACTGGCCTTACATGTCAATTCAGTAAACCAAGAAGGAGACGAACAAACAAAAGGTGGGGTAGGGGGGGCTGCGAGACTTCAATGATTATAGCTGCTTTTGTGGAAGGAATAAAAAAACCAACCGGCTGTTACACGGGGCTGGCTTTCATGAAGAAAGACATTGACGTAAATGACTgtgaatccccccccccccccccccccccccccccacactccAAAAAAATTGAGACATCCACTGAACTTTCAAAATGGCAGATACAAGCTCCCAGTGTTCATGCAGAACAACCTGCTTcgattcatttttttaatgaaagaagaaaaagaggaaaaaaaggacaaGGGATTTTGTTGATCCTTATAAGGAAAATTTAAGTATTAAGTGCATTTAAAAGTGATAATTTGGGTTAAAAAAACTGGCGGAAGGGAAAATACGAAACGtgaatttttcttttctcaaatGACTTGTCCTGTGTCCATGTATAGCTGTGTTTTGTACTTTCTTTGTTCCTCCTTTCTGGTTCCAAACCGGCCTATGTGATTTCTGTAGTACAGGTGTTGTTATTTTCTAAGacaatgatttattttgaaaaggtgaaataatgttttaaaaaaaaaagttctaaaAAGAATTAAAACCACAGCAATAGGAGTATAGGCTTATAATCTAGGCTTAATGCTGCAAGCGCACTTATATTCGTAGGATGACCAATACCATCTGGGAAAAAGGgagttctttctttttttttttttttttcttttttggagtTCATGTTCAACTTTATGACCCAATGGAAACATTTCGCTCTATACTAATATGAAGTTACAGGATCCACTTTGTTTTccaaaattattaatattatacgtCTTCCCCATTTCATCCAGCTCTGAATATTTGGCATCAGTTCCCCAAttggatacaaaaaaaaaaaaaataaaaaaatactacaaGTTGCCTAGACCTGCTGTTATAAAGGTGTTTGTGACAGGTTGCTCTGAATGCGTTATATGTGCATTTAAGGGCGTTCGCAGTGGCTCATACTACACTGAAAACATAACTGATttgttttggggggaaaaatagACAGGTCAAGGGGTCTTAAAAGTTTGAAGCCTAGCCAGAGTAGTGTTTAATAGCAGTATTATTAAAGCGTCCCTGAAATGTCACCCTTTATTCACTTCAAGCATTAAGTGCCTGACAAGCATGATGTGATTTCTTATAAAAACGTTGTTAAAGTAGGCCTACAGCATTTTGGGGGGAACACAATTGGATTTGAAACTTCAGTCGTGTGTTTTACTTGAAAAACACTGATTAGAGGCAGTATTCTTGTAAATATAGGTCAATTCATTTCAACGAGTTTTTTCCTTTATACAAAGTATATGTGATTAAGAAAAATCTGTGGTTGCCATTTTTTTTCTCGGTAATACAACGTCTTCAAAATTGAGTGGCAGACTTAGCTAGTAGCACTGAAagttatgtttttaatgtatatacatattactacaaatgttttctttttcatgtatATTTAGACTGTGAATGCATGGCCACAGGTCGCTAACCTATTTTACCTTtgatatataaatgtaaatgttttctctctctctctctcttttttgacTGTATAGATATAATCTGTGCATTCAGTACACTAGCCCTtgtatttaaagaaacaaaaaagaaaaagaaacgaCGTTCATTATTAGGCTACAGACTTAAACAGGGTGAGCAGGTTTTGGAAAAGGAGTTGATATTTTAACTTTAGTGTTATTGCTCCTTTGGTCTTTGACAGGTGCCGTGGTGTGCGTGAgcgtgtgcgcgcgcgtgtgtcagaatgtgtgtgcgcgtgcgtgcgtgtgtgtgtgtgtatttggaaGCTAGCAATTTTGTCCTTGTTTTGAGGCTTTTCTTcaccacacacaaaaacaccagGTTGTGGTTGAATTAAAAGGGATCACTGATTGAACACTGATCTTTGGCTGTTCGTAGCCACATATGGACCAGAGAATGATACATGATTGTAATTATGAACAGTTTAAACTGACCCacgtttttatataaatatataaaaatatatgacTGCAGGGTATTGATAACGTATAGATACTTTTtttatgattatgattattaatTGCAAGTGatatatgtgagtgtgtgtgaaagtttATAGTTGAACACaattcttgtttgtttgtgttagcTTATTGTAAACAAGCATTCTGCTGTAAATTTGTTCTTGgtattaaattataatttatgaatttgaaaacacaagttttttcatgttgtttttactcCCCAAACGCACGTGTGAACTTGTCCTTGcatgtgcgtgtatgtgtttgcagtatggtgtgtgtgtgtggtcggTTGGAGGAGGGTTGGTGTGGTGGGGTGGAGGGTTGCGCTGGAGTCAATTTGCTGTGGCAGGATGTTGCCCTTTTGCCCCATGAAAGTGATTAATGaattacaaaataattaa
Proteins encoded:
- the nr2f2 gene encoding COUP transcription factor 2 isoform X1, producing MAMVVWRGSQDDVADTQGTLSSQTQGGLSLPTPQPGQLNLTASQVAPPTPQTPVQGPPNNTQSTPTNQTTQQSEKQPQHIECVVCGDKSSGKHYGQFTCEGCKSFFKRSVRRNLTYTCRANRNCPIDQHHRNQCQYCRLKKCLKVGMRREVSLFTAAVQRGRVPPTQPHHGQFALTNGDPLHCHSYLSGYISLLLRAEPYPTSRYGSQCMQPNNIMGIENICELAARMLFSAVEWARNIPFFPDLQITDQVALLRLTWSELFVLNAAQCSMPLHVAPLLAAAGLHASPMSADRVVAFMDHIRIFQEQVEKLKALHVDSAEYSCLKAIVLFTTDACGLSDVAHVESLQEKSQCALEEYVRSQYPNQPTRFGKLLLRLPSLRTVSSSVIEQLFFVRLVGKTPIETLIRDMLLSGSSFNWPYMSIQ
- the nr2f2 gene encoding COUP transcription factor 2 isoform X2, which codes for MAMVVWRGSQDDVADTQGTLSSQTQGGLSLPTPQPGQLNLTASQVAPPTPQTPVQGPPNNTQSTPTNQTTQQSEKQPQHIECVVCGDKSSGKHYGQFTCEGCKSFFKRSVRRNLTYTCRANRNCPIDQHHRNQCQYCRLKKCLKVGMRREAVQRGRVPPTQPHHGQFALTNGDPLHCHSYLSGYISLLLRAEPYPTSRYGSQCMQPNNIMGIENICELAARMLFSAVEWARNIPFFPDLQITDQVALLRLTWSELFVLNAAQCSMPLHVAPLLAAAGLHASPMSADRVVAFMDHIRIFQEQVEKLKALHVDSAEYSCLKAIVLFTTDACGLSDVAHVESLQEKSQCALEEYVRSQYPNQPTRFGKLLLRLPSLRTVSSSVIEQLFFVRLVGKTPIETLIRDMLLSGSSFNWPYMSIQ